TAGAGCCGCAGCGTTTCAGTGAGCCGTATTGATATCTTTTCAATGCCGTCATTGGCATCCATCCGGCCATAAAAAAGAAGCCACCGGAGAAAATCGGGTGGCTTCTTTTTTATTTAGTATCAAAAGCCGCTGATCGACTAACGACCAGCAAGCGGTCGTTGACGAGCGGGCTGCCAGAAACTGCTACCTGAAAGCGGTATTTTGGGCCGGTTTTGCTACGGCTACTAGCCTTAAGTCTGAAAGCCTACCAGCAAATCCAACTCCAGAACCTGAGCGATTTTTGACAGCACTTCGATGGTGACCTGTTGTCCATTATTTTCATATTTGTTGACAGTCGGCGCTGATATGCCAAGCTTTTGAGC
This Larkinella insperata DNA region includes the following protein-coding sequences:
- a CDS encoding helix-turn-helix domain-containing protein gives rise to the protein MCVLVKATDQETSLQQIGHLIRESRLKADLTQKELAQKLGISAPTVNKYENNGQQVTIEVLSKIAQVLELDLLVGFQT